One Halobacterium sp. DL1 DNA window includes the following coding sequences:
- a CDS encoding 3-isopropylmalate dehydratase has product MDEIDIAWAAEPELDDPVFVEGLPGVGHVGKLVSEHVVEQADSELVCRIHTEHFPPQVTVDDDSVAELACAEVYAVDTEGRDLLVLTGDHQAQDNVGHYRLTEAFLDVAQQFGAEELYALGGVPTGELVEEHDVIGAVSNEAQKERLEEEGVEFRSEERAGGIVGSSGLLLGLGGERGLDAACLMGETSGYLVDPKAAKAVLAVLEGMLGFDVDEEALDDRADEMEEVVSRLREMEEGPSPGDEDLRYIG; this is encoded by the coding sequence ATGGACGAAATCGACATCGCGTGGGCGGCAGAGCCCGAACTGGACGACCCGGTGTTCGTCGAAGGGCTCCCCGGCGTCGGGCACGTGGGCAAGCTCGTCTCCGAACACGTGGTCGAGCAGGCGGACAGCGAACTGGTCTGCCGCATCCACACCGAACACTTTCCGCCGCAGGTGACCGTCGACGACGACAGCGTCGCGGAGCTCGCGTGCGCCGAGGTGTACGCCGTCGACACCGAGGGCCGGGACCTGCTTGTCCTGACTGGCGACCACCAGGCCCAGGACAACGTCGGCCACTACCGCCTGACGGAGGCGTTCCTCGACGTCGCCCAGCAGTTCGGCGCGGAGGAACTGTACGCGCTCGGCGGCGTGCCGACTGGCGAACTCGTCGAGGAGCACGACGTCATCGGCGCCGTCTCAAACGAGGCCCAGAAGGAGCGCCTTGAGGAGGAGGGCGTCGAGTTCCGCAGCGAGGAGCGCGCGGGCGGCATCGTCGGCTCCAGTGGCCTGCTGCTCGGTCTCGGTGGTGAACGCGGCCTCGACGCCGCCTGTCTGATGGGCGAGACGTCGGGCTACCTCGTCGACCCGAAGGCCGCGAAGGCCGTTCTCGCGGTGCTGGAGGGGATGCTCGGCTTCGACGTCGACGAGGAGGCCCTTGACGACCGCGCCGACGAGATGGAGGAAGTCGTCAGCCGCCTCCGCGAGATGGAGGAGGGGCCGAGCCCCGGCGACGAGGACCTGCGGTACATCGGGTAG
- a CDS encoding H/ACA RNA-protein complex protein Nop10p (functions in a trimeric complex to guide RNA-target RNA complexes for the purposes of pseudouridylation; box H/ACA RNA-protein particle consists of Cbf5p, Nop10p and Gar1 along with the guide RNA and ribosomal protein L7Ae) → MKSDIRVCSAWRERHDRPVYTLSASCPECGADAENSAPAPFDPEDPYGRYRRALKVRSRP, encoded by the coding sequence ATGAAGTCCGACATCCGGGTGTGTTCGGCGTGGCGCGAGCGCCACGACCGCCCGGTGTACACGCTTTCTGCGAGTTGTCCGGAGTGTGGCGCCGACGCCGAGAACAGCGCGCCCGCGCCGTTCGACCCCGAGGACCCGTACGGACGCTACCGACGCGCTCTTAAGGTGCGCAGCCGCCCGTAG
- a CDS encoding translation initiation factor IF-2 (eIF-2A; functions in the early steps of protein synthesis by forming a ternary complex with GTP and initiator tRNA), with protein MKYVGWPGEGELVVGKVDDIEDFGVFVDLEEYEGKRGLVHVSEVASGWIKNVRDHVNEDQTVVAKVLGVDESAQQIDLSLKDVNDHQHSDKIQEWKNEQKADKWLTLAFGEDMDDDQFRRIANGLLGDFGSLYEGFEQAAIHGYEALEDADLSEDEKEAVVETARENVSVPYVTVTGYVTLTSPDSDGVDDVKAALQAAEGNGEVPDEADLEVTYVGAPEYRLRVQAPNYKTAETQLETAADRAVAKIGDLGGSGTFHRERQLDEE; from the coding sequence ATGAAGTACGTCGGCTGGCCCGGGGAGGGCGAACTCGTCGTCGGGAAGGTCGACGACATCGAGGACTTCGGCGTGTTCGTCGACCTCGAGGAGTACGAGGGGAAGCGTGGCCTCGTACACGTCAGCGAAGTGGCCAGCGGCTGGATCAAGAACGTCCGCGACCACGTCAACGAGGACCAGACCGTCGTCGCGAAGGTGCTCGGCGTAGACGAGTCCGCCCAGCAGATCGACCTCTCGCTGAAGGACGTCAACGACCACCAGCACTCCGACAAGATACAGGAGTGGAAGAACGAGCAGAAGGCCGACAAGTGGCTCACGCTGGCGTTCGGCGAGGACATGGACGACGACCAGTTCCGCCGCATCGCCAACGGGCTGCTCGGCGACTTCGGCAGCCTCTACGAGGGGTTCGAGCAGGCCGCCATCCACGGCTACGAGGCCCTCGAGGACGCCGACCTCTCCGAGGACGAGAAGGAGGCCGTCGTCGAGACGGCCCGCGAGAACGTCTCCGTGCCGTACGTCACGGTCACGGGCTACGTGACGCTGACGTCCCCGGATTCGGACGGCGTCGACGACGTGAAGGCCGCGCTGCAGGCCGCCGAGGGTAACGGCGAGGTGCCCGACGAGGCCGACCTCGAAGTGACGTACGTCGGCGCGCCGGAGTACCGCCTCCGCGTGCAGGCGCCGAACTACAAGACCGCGGAGACGCAACTCGAGACGGCCGCCGACCGCGCCGTCGCGAAGATCGGCGACCTCGGTGGCTCCGGAACGTTCCACCGGGAGCGCCAGCTCGACGAGGAATGA
- a CDS encoding 30S ribosomal protein S27 — translation MAGRFYTVVCPDCENEQIVFGKASTEVACAVCGTTLARPTGGEAELAGEVVDTVEAR, via the coding sequence ATGGCGGGACGCTTCTACACCGTCGTCTGTCCGGACTGCGAGAACGAACAGATCGTCTTCGGGAAGGCCTCCACGGAGGTCGCCTGCGCCGTCTGCGGCACGACGCTCGCGCGACCGACCGGCGGCGAGGCGGAACTCGCCGGTGAGGTCGTCGACACCGTCGAGGCGAGATGA
- the rpl44e gene encoding 50S ribosomal protein L44 (protein component of the ribosomal E (exit) site that binds newly deacylated tRNAs after peptide bond formation; contains a zinc finger motif): MEMPRRFNSYCPHCDAHEQLDVEKVRTGRSSGMKWDARRTKRANRSIGNHGRFSKVPVGNKPTKKTDLKYRCNECGKAHLREGWRTGRLVLQD, from the coding sequence ATGGAGATGCCACGCCGATTCAACAGCTACTGCCCGCACTGCGATGCACACGAACAGCTCGATGTCGAGAAGGTCCGAACGGGCCGTTCCTCCGGCATGAAGTGGGACGCTCGCCGCACCAAGCGCGCGAACCGTTCCATCGGGAACCACGGCCGGTTCTCGAAGGTTCCGGTCGGCAACAAGCCGACGAAGAAGACGGACCTCAAATACCGCTGCAACGAGTGTGGCAAAGCCCACCTCCGCGAGGGATGGCGCACCGGCCGCCTCGTGCTTCAGGACTGA
- a CDS encoding YYY membrane protein: protein MEYGVVVRWWLLYQVLLVVGLPFAARVLPDAPDRGASLAMPTALVLLTLPLLWVGQLAFGLWVVVGVAVLLLAASAWLARGGIEVDARAYAEVVAVFTVAFLFLIAIRAAADGVHPFAGEKFLDFGILQSLLRADRLPPQDMWFAGERVIYYYGGHLMAATLSLLTGTEGRFAYSPALAGFYAMAVTGAYGLASTIAASTSDGNETEPVRGSTALAVAGVVFALALVAFGVSWYLVVFPVALAAAAVTRSRRVRAGVLAAFVFGFASNLLTPVRLLASKVGFVEDLVAAAGIREGRAPTITPGTFDSWHASRIVETGINEFPLFAYLNGDLHGHMMDVAVLFLVAGVALAYYRTPAQRTRRRIGLLFGAMPLLAATILAVNTWSFPTVLGVTALSVALADPSPHTLVPARFRGPFERGGRVGTVLQRVAFGVGAAVVVAVLSLAVVWPFVWNVLLLGAAERNPAFLPEPSQLGSFLIVHGLFLVSLGAYLVARGSRDRWDWALAGVAAVFLVTLAATFDLVVAGVSLDFVGVALGGPLVAGAWLLRRRSRVGFEGVLVVAGAGLVVLVEYVYLADNASPERFNTVFKVYAQAWALWSVAAGVALASLARRGVGSNARLRSAAGTALVAVLLVSASVYGGLALTNHFGQIDDPTLDAMEYVHDERPGEAAAIEWLLDRPGQPHLVSAPGLTPYSWQNPEASLTGIPTVAGWIQETIYRGDEAYYTRVSDVDILFETEDPVSRAVLLRKHEVDYIWVGPVEQERYEVANMVDEPGISVATVTTTVTVYAVNRTELVETQN from the coding sequence ATGGAGTACGGTGTGGTCGTCCGCTGGTGGCTCCTCTACCAGGTGTTGCTGGTCGTGGGTCTCCCGTTCGCGGCGCGCGTGTTGCCGGACGCGCCCGACCGCGGGGCGTCGCTGGCGATGCCGACGGCCCTCGTGTTGCTGACGCTGCCGCTGCTGTGGGTCGGGCAACTCGCGTTCGGACTGTGGGTCGTGGTTGGCGTCGCGGTACTGCTGCTCGCGGCGTCGGCGTGGCTGGCTCGCGGCGGCATCGAGGTCGACGCCCGTGCGTACGCGGAGGTGGTCGCGGTGTTCACGGTGGCGTTCCTGTTCCTGATAGCGATTCGCGCGGCGGCGGACGGCGTCCACCCGTTCGCGGGCGAGAAGTTCCTCGACTTCGGCATCCTGCAGAGCCTGCTGCGGGCGGACCGGCTCCCGCCACAGGACATGTGGTTCGCGGGCGAACGCGTCATCTACTACTACGGCGGCCACCTGATGGCCGCGACGCTGTCGCTGCTGACGGGGACGGAGGGACGGTTCGCGTACAGTCCCGCGCTCGCGGGGTTCTACGCGATGGCGGTCACCGGCGCGTACGGACTCGCGAGCACGATAGCGGCCAGCACGAGCGACGGAAACGAGACGGAGCCTGTTCGCGGTTCGACGGCGCTCGCCGTGGCGGGCGTCGTGTTCGCGCTCGCGCTGGTCGCGTTCGGCGTGTCGTGGTACCTGGTAGTGTTCCCAGTGGCGCTCGCGGCGGCCGCGGTCACGCGCTCGCGGCGGGTCCGTGCCGGCGTGCTCGCCGCGTTCGTCTTCGGCTTCGCCAGCAACCTCCTGACCCCGGTGCGCCTGCTGGCGTCGAAGGTCGGTTTCGTCGAGGATCTGGTGGCGGCGGCAGGGATACGGGAGGGCCGCGCGCCGACCATCACGCCCGGCACGTTCGACAGCTGGCACGCGAGCCGCATCGTGGAGACGGGCATCAACGAGTTCCCGCTGTTCGCGTACCTGAACGGCGACCTGCACGGCCACATGATGGACGTCGCGGTGCTGTTCCTCGTCGCTGGCGTGGCCCTGGCCTACTACCGGACCCCGGCCCAGCGCACTCGGCGGCGGATCGGCCTCCTGTTCGGCGCGATGCCGCTGCTGGCGGCGACGATACTGGCCGTGAACACGTGGAGTTTCCCGACGGTGCTCGGCGTGACGGCGCTGTCCGTCGCCCTCGCCGACCCGTCGCCGCACACGCTCGTCCCCGCGCGGTTCCGCGGGCCGTTCGAGCGAGGGGGACGCGTCGGGACGGTACTCCAGCGCGTCGCGTTCGGCGTGGGCGCGGCGGTCGTCGTCGCTGTGCTATCGCTAGCCGTGGTGTGGCCGTTCGTCTGGAACGTCCTCCTGCTCGGCGCGGCCGAACGTAATCCGGCGTTCCTCCCGGAGCCGAGTCAGCTCGGCTCGTTCCTCATCGTCCACGGTCTGTTCCTCGTCTCGCTGGGCGCGTACCTCGTCGCTCGCGGCTCCCGGGACCGATGGGACTGGGCGCTCGCAGGGGTCGCCGCGGTGTTCCTCGTCACGCTGGCCGCGACGTTCGACCTCGTCGTGGCTGGCGTCTCCCTGGACTTCGTCGGCGTGGCGCTGGGCGGACCGCTGGTGGCCGGCGCGTGGCTGCTGCGCCGCCGGTCGCGGGTCGGTTTCGAGGGCGTGCTGGTCGTCGCGGGCGCTGGCCTCGTGGTGCTCGTAGAGTACGTCTACCTCGCGGACAACGCCTCGCCGGAGCGGTTCAACACGGTGTTCAAGGTGTACGCGCAGGCGTGGGCGCTCTGGTCGGTCGCGGCCGGCGTGGCGCTCGCCTCGCTCGCCCGCCGAGGAGTGGGTTCGAACGCTCGACTGCGGTCGGCCGCGGGGACGGCACTCGTCGCCGTCCTGCTGGTCTCGGCGTCGGTTTACGGCGGCCTGGCGCTGACGAATCACTTCGGACAGATAGACGACCCGACCCTCGACGCGATGGAGTACGTCCACGACGAGCGGCCCGGTGAGGCGGCGGCAATCGAGTGGCTGCTCGACAGACCCGGCCAGCCACACCTCGTCTCCGCGCCCGGTCTGACGCCGTACTCCTGGCAGAACCCGGAGGCCAGCCTGACGGGGATACCGACCGTCGCGGGGTGGATTCAGGAGACGATATACCGGGGCGACGAGGCCTACTACACGCGAGTCAGCGACGTGGACATCCTGTTCGAGACGGAGGACCCCGTCTCGCGGGCGGTGCTCCTCCGGAAACACGAGGTCGACTACATCTGGGTCGGACCCGTCGAGCAGGAGCGCTACGAGGTCGCGAACATGGTCGACGAACCCGGCATCTCGGTGGCGACCGTGACGACGACAGTCACCGTCTACGCGGTGAACCGGACGGAACTCGTCGAGACGCAGAACTAG
- a CDS encoding thiJ/pfpI family protein, with product MPSALFVVSEHGYWGEECIEPLTTLDSEGFDITVATPSGDPPVLDERSVDPEEVGEETAERVREIHETDDRLNAPRPTSRVEAVDYDAVVFPGGHGTVWDVNQDRDARRVLRNALSGDSEKALVVCHAVGILAWVREARAHDEDAGFVVDGREVTGFPNAWEADIVDDDGRMPDGRKLPYWVEEEVVAAGGDWDAELDSDTSVTVDGDLVTARGPESSAAAAQTLLDELAA from the coding sequence ATGCCATCTGCACTGTTCGTCGTGAGCGAGCACGGCTACTGGGGCGAGGAGTGTATCGAGCCGCTGACGACCCTCGACAGCGAGGGCTTCGACATCACCGTCGCGACGCCGAGCGGCGACCCGCCGGTCCTCGACGAGCGCTCGGTCGACCCCGAGGAGGTCGGCGAGGAGACAGCCGAGCGCGTGCGCGAAATCCACGAGACCGACGACCGACTGAACGCCCCGCGGCCGACGTCCCGCGTCGAAGCCGTGGACTACGACGCGGTCGTGTTCCCCGGCGGCCACGGAACCGTGTGGGACGTGAACCAGGACCGCGACGCGCGACGCGTCCTGCGAAACGCGCTCAGTGGCGACAGCGAGAAGGCCCTCGTCGTCTGTCACGCGGTGGGCATCCTCGCGTGGGTCCGCGAGGCGAGAGCCCACGACGAGGACGCCGGTTTCGTCGTCGACGGGCGGGAAGTGACTGGCTTCCCGAACGCCTGGGAGGCCGACATCGTCGACGACGACGGCCGGATGCCGGACGGCCGGAAGCTCCCCTACTGGGTCGAGGAGGAGGTGGTCGCTGCCGGCGGCGACTGGGACGCCGAACTCGACAGCGATACGAGTGTCACCGTCGACGGCGACCTCGTGACGGCTCGCGGGCCCGAATCGTCGGCAGCGGCGGCCCAGACCCTCCTCGACGAACTCGCCGCGTAG
- a CDS encoding adenine phosphoribosyltransferase, with product MERLKQSLLDAPIIEKDGYHYFVHPISDGVPMLEPSLLREIVIRIIRKAELEDVDKIVTPAAMGIHISTAVSLMTDIPLVVIRKREYGLPGEVALSQQTGYSENEMYINDVTEGDRVLVLDDVLSTGGTLRAITDALDHIGADVADVVAVIKKAGPNELDEGGIDVKTLINVDVDDGDVVIVDEHGDG from the coding sequence ATGGAGAGGCTCAAGCAGTCCCTGCTGGACGCCCCTATCATCGAGAAGGACGGCTACCACTACTTCGTCCACCCCATCAGCGACGGGGTGCCGATGCTGGAACCCAGTCTCCTCCGTGAGATCGTCATCCGCATCATCCGGAAGGCCGAACTGGAGGACGTCGACAAGATCGTCACGCCCGCAGCGATGGGTATCCACATCTCCACGGCCGTCTCGCTGATGACGGACATCCCGCTGGTCGTCATCCGCAAGCGCGAGTACGGCCTCCCGGGCGAGGTCGCGCTGAGCCAGCAGACGGGCTACTCGGAGAACGAGATGTACATCAACGACGTCACGGAGGGCGACCGCGTGCTGGTCCTCGACGACGTGCTCTCGACCGGCGGGACGCTGCGCGCCATCACGGACGCCCTCGACCACATCGGCGCGGACGTCGCCGACGTCGTCGCGGTCATCAAGAAGGCGGGCCCGAACGAACTCGACGAGGGCGGCATCGACGTGAAGACCCTCATCAACGTGGATGTCGACGACGGCGACGTCGTCATCGTCGACGAACACGGCGACGGATAA
- a CDS encoding NADH-ubiquinone oxidoreductase: MTPNPDPAAVVTLVALPFVAAAFTPAVFRWLGERTAYYAAAVALACFGLAASQYGAQGTVTFAWVPALDVSLRFYVDGLALLVGFLASGIGVLIFTYSAGYMHGEPGQAKYYTALLAFMGSMLGVAFAADLLALFVFWELTSIASFVLIGHYTGERASRYGARKSMLITVGGGLFMLAGFLLVWSATGTFDLAALVTEPEQYRTMLRDAGLLVPAVALIGIGAAAKSAQVPLHIWLPNAMEAPTPVSAFLHSATMVKAGVYLVGRFRPYLITDEWTLLFTVMGLLTMTVAAMLAVTATDIKELLAYSTASHLGLIVAGFGFASIYGAETGAFHILNHALFKAPLFLVAGIVAHEAGTRRIDDLSGLADDLPITAAVAVVASLGMAGVPPFNGFYSKELLFEAAYHAAEAAGGLAWLYPVVAVFGSVFTFLYSIRFLMLFFGEKPDALGHVHRPPVAMWAPAALLGTLAAIVGLGGVLSTVGVAPAPIDHFVEGVVASVAAEEAHGFHYYVPTELTPYAAMSAVTIVVGTAAYPFYDRIHDALNGLMTAVPPIRANWWYDGTVFGLNRVSVQVAETVQNGLLRTYATWTFAAIVALVLGGYALAEVSLPTSVGTLVSPAMILVLLVAFVAAVAVTIAPSHIAGVLTLSILGFMVAIFYILASAPDLALTQLTVETLTLVIFVLVLDRLPAYYGEAKRSRVIRDGALSLLVGATVTVTVLVTTSATPDKSIMEFYVSQAIPQGGGGNIVNVILVDFRGLDTLGEISVIAMAALSVLTLVAMRERGETS, from the coding sequence GTGACACCGAACCCGGATCCTGCGGCAGTGGTGACGCTCGTCGCCTTGCCGTTCGTCGCCGCCGCGTTCACCCCGGCGGTGTTCCGGTGGCTCGGCGAGCGCACGGCCTACTACGCTGCAGCCGTGGCGCTCGCGTGCTTCGGACTCGCGGCCAGCCAGTACGGCGCCCAGGGCACCGTGACGTTCGCGTGGGTCCCCGCACTCGACGTCTCGCTGCGGTTCTACGTCGACGGCCTCGCGCTCCTGGTCGGCTTCCTGGCGAGCGGCATCGGCGTGCTGATCTTCACGTACTCCGCGGGCTACATGCACGGCGAACCTGGCCAGGCGAAGTACTACACCGCGCTCCTCGCGTTCATGGGGTCGATGCTCGGCGTCGCGTTCGCCGCCGACCTCCTCGCGCTGTTCGTCTTCTGGGAGCTGACGAGCATCGCGTCGTTCGTCCTCATCGGCCACTACACGGGCGAACGAGCCTCCCGGTACGGCGCCCGTAAGTCGATGCTAATCACCGTGGGCGGCGGCCTGTTCATGCTCGCGGGCTTCCTCCTCGTCTGGTCGGCGACCGGTACGTTCGACCTCGCGGCGCTCGTTACCGAACCCGAGCAGTACCGCACGATGCTCAGGGACGCCGGCCTGCTCGTGCCCGCCGTCGCGCTCATCGGCATCGGCGCGGCCGCGAAGTCCGCGCAGGTTCCTCTCCACATCTGGTTGCCGAACGCGATGGAGGCACCGACGCCCGTCTCAGCGTTCCTCCACTCCGCGACGATGGTGAAGGCCGGCGTCTACCTCGTCGGCCGGTTCCGCCCGTACCTCATCACCGACGAGTGGACGCTGCTGTTCACGGTGATGGGGCTGCTCACGATGACCGTCGCCGCGATGCTCGCCGTCACCGCGACGGACATCAAGGAACTGCTCGCGTACTCGACGGCGAGCCACCTCGGCCTCATCGTCGCCGGCTTCGGCTTCGCGTCCATCTACGGCGCGGAGACTGGCGCCTTCCACATCCTCAACCACGCGCTGTTCAAGGCACCGCTGTTCCTCGTCGCGGGCATCGTCGCCCACGAGGCCGGCACGAGACGCATCGACGACCTCTCGGGGCTCGCCGACGACCTCCCCATCACGGCGGCCGTCGCCGTCGTCGCCAGCCTCGGGATGGCCGGCGTCCCGCCGTTCAACGGCTTCTACTCCAAGGAACTCCTCTTCGAGGCGGCCTACCACGCCGCGGAGGCCGCGGGCGGCCTCGCGTGGCTCTACCCCGTCGTCGCCGTCTTCGGGAGCGTCTTCACGTTCCTCTACTCCATCCGCTTCCTGATGCTGTTCTTCGGGGAGAAACCCGACGCACTCGGACACGTCCACCGGCCGCCGGTCGCGATGTGGGCGCCCGCCGCGTTGCTCGGCACGCTCGCCGCTATCGTCGGACTCGGCGGCGTGCTCTCGACTGTCGGCGTCGCGCCGGCGCCCATCGACCACTTCGTCGAGGGTGTCGTGGCCAGTGTCGCCGCAGAGGAGGCCCACGGCTTCCACTACTACGTGCCGACGGAACTGACGCCGTACGCCGCGATGAGCGCGGTGACCATCGTCGTCGGTACCGCGGCCTACCCGTTCTACGACCGCATCCACGACGCGCTTAACGGCCTCATGACGGCGGTCCCGCCGATTCGCGCGAACTGGTGGTACGACGGCACCGTCTTCGGGCTGAACCGTGTCAGCGTGCAGGTCGCCGAGACCGTCCAGAACGGGCTGCTGCGGACGTACGCAACGTGGACATTCGCAGCCATCGTCGCGCTCGTGCTCGGCGGCTACGCGCTCGCCGAGGTGTCGCTGCCGACGTCCGTCGGGACGCTGGTGTCGCCGGCCATGATACTCGTGCTGCTGGTGGCCTTCGTCGCCGCCGTCGCAGTGACCATCGCGCCGTCGCACATCGCGGGCGTGCTCACCCTCTCCATTCTCGGCTTCATGGTCGCCATCTTCTACATCCTCGCGAGCGCGCCGGACCTCGCGCTCACGCAACTCACCGTCGAGACGCTCACGCTGGTCATCTTCGTGCTCGTCCTCGACAGACTCCCGGCGTACTACGGCGAAGCCAAGCGCTCCCGGGTAATCCGTGACGGTGCGCTGTCGCTGCTGGTCGGCGCGACGGTGACCGTCACCGTCCTCGTCACCACCAGCGCCACCCCGGACAAATCCATCATGGAGTTCTACGTCTCACAGGCGATTCCCCAGGGCGGCGGCGGGAACATCGTCAACGTCATCCTCGTCGACTTCCGGGGGCTGGACACGCTCGGGGAGATATCGGTCATCGCGATGGCCGCCCTCTCCGTGTTGACGCTCGTCGCCATGCGCGAGCGGGGTGAGACGTCGTGA
- a CDS encoding sodium:proton antiporter encodes MKTVTRVVVPIILVVSFALFLQGHNQPGGGFIAGVLTSSAFALIYIAYSLDFLEDDVLGRDVETAIEHIRHGVVADYRFLFGLGLFVAVASGLAAIVYGYLFTESGLAFMTQSFTYLHLPLYGEVEVASAVAFDFGVYAVVVGALLTILSVVGAE; translated from the coding sequence ATGAAGACGGTCACGCGCGTGGTCGTCCCCATCATCCTCGTCGTCTCGTTCGCCCTGTTCCTGCAGGGACACAACCAGCCCGGCGGCGGGTTCATCGCGGGCGTACTCACGTCGAGCGCGTTCGCGCTCATCTACATCGCGTACAGCCTCGACTTCCTCGAGGACGACGTGCTCGGCCGCGACGTCGAGACGGCCATCGAGCACATCCGCCACGGCGTCGTCGCGGACTACCGGTTCCTCTTCGGACTCGGCCTGTTCGTCGCCGTCGCCAGCGGCCTCGCCGCAATCGTCTACGGCTACCTGTTCACCGAGAGCGGACTCGCGTTCATGACACAGAGCTTCACCTACCTGCACCTCCCGCTGTACGGCGAAGTGGAAGTAGCGAGCGCTGTCGCCTTCGACTTCGGCGTCTACGCCGTGGTCGTCGGCGCGCTGCTGACCATCCTCTCGGTGGTGGGTGCCGAATGA
- a CDS encoding cation:proton antiporter (subunit C of antiporter complex involved in resistance to high concentrations of Na+, K+, Li+ and/or alkali): MTAESTAATAGPELVLAIGLGLLFALGTFLVLRRDVVRVVWGVVVISQAANVYLITMGGIRTGVPVLDKIGHEAAPHGPVADPLPQALVLTAIVIGFATTAFALVLTYRVYEEHGTIDAEELADVEEVIR; this comes from the coding sequence ATGACCGCCGAATCGACCGCCGCGACGGCCGGGCCGGAACTCGTCCTCGCCATCGGGCTGGGGCTGCTGTTCGCGCTCGGGACGTTCCTCGTCCTCCGGCGCGACGTCGTCCGCGTCGTCTGGGGCGTCGTCGTCATCAGCCAGGCGGCGAACGTCTACCTCATCACGATGGGTGGCATCCGGACCGGCGTCCCCGTCCTCGACAAGATCGGGCACGAGGCGGCGCCCCACGGCCCCGTGGCCGACCCGCTCCCGCAGGCGCTGGTGCTGACGGCCATCGTCATCGGCTTCGCGACGACGGCGTTCGCGCTCGTCCTGACCTACCGGGTCTACGAGGAGCACGGCACCATCGACGCCGAGGAACTCGCCGACGTCGAGGAGGTGATTCGGTGA